Proteins encoded together in one Bacteroidales bacterium window:
- a CDS encoding 2-phosphosulfolactate phosphatase, with product MPDKFTIEVCFSPQLANFIITEGKAIVVVVDILRATTSMVSALANGAASILPVSSPDEAKAMKNSGYPVAAERDGSILDFADFGNSAFDFMDGSVKGEKLVFSTTNGTVAIETARKLGTVVLGAFSNISALAQWIVDQNQQVIILCSGWKNTFCLEDTIFAGALIGKLMSSGMFSLNCDSAYAALDLWNVAKADVMEYIEKALHRERLRQLGVDDVLEFSFTPDTMKVVPVLIGNELIDALNTKKQNPIP from the coding sequence ATGCCCGACAAATTCACCATCGAAGTCTGTTTTTCTCCACAACTTGCCAACTTCATCATTACTGAAGGCAAGGCTATTGTAGTTGTGGTTGACATACTGCGGGCAACCACTTCCATGGTTTCAGCATTAGCCAACGGGGCAGCATCCATTCTGCCGGTTTCATCGCCCGATGAAGCCAAAGCCATGAAGAATAGCGGTTACCCGGTGGCAGCCGAGCGGGATGGCAGCATCCTCGACTTTGCGGATTTCGGCAATTCGGCGTTCGATTTTATGGATGGCAGTGTGAAAGGAGAAAAACTGGTCTTCAGCACTACAAATGGAACTGTTGCCATCGAAACGGCCAGGAAGTTGGGAACCGTCGTCTTAGGGGCGTTTAGTAACATCAGCGCACTGGCACAGTGGATTGTTGACCAGAACCAGCAGGTAATCATCCTTTGTTCCGGCTGGAAGAACACCTTTTGTCTCGAAGACACCATTTTCGCCGGTGCACTCATCGGGAAGCTTATGAGCAGCGGCATGTTTTCGCTGAACTGTGATTCGGCTTATGCTGCCCTTGATCTGTGGAATGTGGCTAAAGCGGATGTCATGGAGTATATCGAAAAAGCACTGCATCGCGAACGCCTTCGCCAGCTTGGTGTAGATGATGTGCTGGAGTTTTCTTTTACTCCAGATACCATGAAAGTTGTCCCTGTACTTATTGGTAACGAATTGATTGATGCGTTGAATACTAAAAAACAAAACCCAATCCCATGA
- the gcvT gene encoding glycine cleavage system aminomethyltransferase GcvT: MKNTAFIKMHEALGAKIVPFAGYNMPVQFEGVIAEHETVRKSVGVFDVSHMGEVWVKGPNAFDLVQKLTSNDVAKLTDGKIQYTCFPNNDGGIVDDLLVYRFDAEKYLLVINASNIDKDWKWINDNNDVGAVTMNVSDETSQLAVQGPNALATLQKLTKEDLSVITYYTFKVIEFAGVPDVIMSATGYTGEKNSFEIYFPNQHAEKIWNAVFEVGAEFGIKPIGLAARDTLRLEMGFCLYGNDINDTTSPVEAGLGWITKFAEGNNFINRPYHENLKNNGVTKRLRGFEMIDKGIPRQHYEICDAEGNVIGEVTSGTMSPSLKKAIGMGYIKTGFDAIDAEIYIKVREKLLKAKVVKIPFYQV, encoded by the coding sequence ATGAAAAATACAGCTTTCATAAAGATGCACGAAGCGCTGGGCGCCAAGATCGTGCCTTTTGCAGGATATAACATGCCTGTACAGTTCGAAGGGGTAATCGCTGAACATGAAACCGTGCGGAAGAGCGTGGGCGTGTTTGATGTGTCACACATGGGCGAAGTTTGGGTAAAAGGCCCAAATGCTTTCGACCTTGTCCAAAAACTGACTTCCAACGATGTAGCCAAACTCACCGACGGAAAAATCCAGTACACCTGCTTCCCGAACAATGATGGCGGGATTGTTGACGATCTGCTGGTTTACCGCTTTGATGCAGAAAAATATCTGCTGGTGATCAATGCTTCAAACATTGACAAAGACTGGAAATGGATCAACGACAACAATGATGTGGGCGCTGTAACCATGAATGTTTCCGACGAAACTTCACAACTTGCCGTGCAAGGTCCAAATGCCCTGGCTACTTTGCAAAAGCTAACCAAAGAAGACCTTTCTGTTATCACCTACTACACATTCAAAGTGATCGAATTTGCCGGAGTGCCAGATGTGATCATGTCGGCAACAGGCTATACAGGCGAAAAAAACAGTTTTGAAATTTACTTCCCCAACCAACATGCCGAAAAAATCTGGAATGCTGTATTTGAAGTCGGTGCAGAGTTTGGCATTAAACCAATTGGATTGGCCGCCCGCGACACCCTGCGACTTGAGATGGGTTTTTGCCTTTACGGGAACGACATCAACGACACCACCTCCCCAGTAGAAGCCGGTCTTGGATGGATCACCAAATTTGCAGAAGGCAATAATTTCATTAACAGGCCTTACCATGAAAATCTTAAAAACAATGGCGTAACCAAACGTCTGCGCGGGTTTGAAATGATCGACAAGGGTATTCCTCGCCAACACTACGAAATCTGTGATGCAGAGGGTAATGTCATCGGTGAAGTCACCTCCGGAACCATGTCCCCTTCATTGAAAAAAGCCATCGGTATGGGATATATCAAAACCGGATTTGATGCAATAGATGCCGAAATCTATATCAAAGTCAGAGAAAAGCTATTGAAAGCAAAGGTTGTAAAGATTCCCTTTTATCAGGTTTAA